Within the Opitutaceae bacterium TAV5 genome, the region GCGGGGGTGTGGACGCGCGACCATTGCCGAAGGTCTGTTTTTCGGCTTTCGGCTTTTCAGCTTTCAACTTTTCCAAAGCCGGCGGGCCGCCGCATGACTGCGGATGTTCCTTTTTCACCGCGAAAAATCTGCCTCCGGAACGAGCGTTTCCGGCGACGCCCGTAAACAAATGTCGGGACAAGCCGATAATTTGCTTTTACGAACAAGGATCTGTCCTGTTCACAAGAACCGTTCTGTCACCAACGAGAAAGATGAAAAACCACTTCGCTATCCGCCGCTGTCTGTCGCTTCTTGTCATCCTTGCAGCTTGCGGCCTGTCAGGAGGTTGCATGGGAACGAACGCAACGGTGGAACGCAAACTGGAAGCCTATGATACCGACGGCGACGGCTATCTGTCGCTGTCGGAATTCCGCAATACGCTCGTCGCGGCCCGTTCCGGCGATCCTGTCGCCCTGTTCCGGAGCATCGACACGGACGGCGACGGCAAGATCACCGTGAGCGAAATCAAGGCTCACCGTATCCATCGGGATCCCAATTACTGACTGATGTTGCGCATCTGTGTGGGGGCGCACTTCACGTGCGCCCGTTGTTGCTACAATCCCAAGCGAAACACCCCTCCTGCCCATCATTTCCGATTACACCCATCTGTCGGACCGCTCCGAAAACCGGCTTGCAGGCACGGGGTTGCGAAAGCTATCCGGTGGAGGGTGGATTCCCTCGGCATCTCTTCCGGCCTCTATTCCATCCCCGCGCTGATCGAGCTCGCGGCCAAGGCTGCCTGCATCGTCCATCTCATCCGGACCGGCCGCAGCTACCTGTGGTTCTGGGTGATTCTCCTGCTGCCGTTTGCCGGCGTGCTGATTTATTTTTTTGTCGAAATCCTGCCCGGCCTGCGTGCCGGTCGCCGGAGCGGCGGCGGGGTCGCGCTGAAACTCCCGCAGACCTCCGCGCGCCGGATCGCGAAACTGAAGGACGAACTCACGTTTTCCAACACCATCGAGAAGCGCGTGGAACTGGCGCAGTGCTACACGGCGGCCGGTCGCCACGATGAAGCCATCGGGACGTTGCGCGACGATCCGCTGCTCACCTGGGAACTGGCCCGGGCGCACTTCGCCGCCGGACACTACCGCGAGACGCTCGCCGCCCTGGCGCCCCTCGCCGCGCAGGGCTGGCGGCACGACATCCCGGGCCGGTTGCTGCTCGCCGCCCGCGCGCACGAGGCGCTGGGGGACCACGCGGCGGCCGATGCGGTTTATGCGGAGGCGCTCAAGGTCGCTTCCGGCCAGGAGGCCCGTTGCCGTTACGCCCTGCTGCTGGAGCGTCTGGGACGCACGGACGAAGCCCGCGCGCTGTTTGCCGAGACGGTCGAGCACGCGCGCCGCGCGGACGGACGCTATCGCCGTATGAACGCCGAATGGATCAAAACCGCCCGGGCCCGGCTCGCCGCGCTGGAGTCGGCCTGAGCAAGCGCCGCAGAAGGCCGGAGAAGGCGCCGGGTTGATGTTGAATGCCCGCCGCTCTTGCCCTCATGCTGTCCGTCTTCACCCACCCGTCCGTCAATCCGTCCACCACATAACCGCCATGCTTATTCCGCTCATCGTCATCGGAGCCATCCTGCTCATCCTCGTCCTCTGGGTCGTCGGCATCTACAACGGGCTCGTGACCCTGCGCAACCGTTTCAAGAACGCCTTCGCGCAGATCGACGTCCAGCTCAAGCGCCGCTACGACCTCATCCCCAACCTCGTCGAGACCGCCAAGGGCTACCTCAAGCACGAACGCGAGACGCTCGAAGCCGTGACCAAGGCGCGCAACATCGCCGCCTCCGCCGCGCAGGCCGCTGCCGCCAATCCGGCCGATCCCAACGCCATGAAAAGCCTCCTCACGGCCGAGGCCGGTCTCGGCGGCGCGCTCTCCCGCCTGCTCGTCGTTTCCGAGCGGTATCCCGATCTCAAGGCCAACCAGAACATGATGCAGCTCACCGAAGAGCTCACCTCCACAGAGAACAAGATCTCGTTCGCCCGGCAGGCGTACAACGACGCCGTGATGACCTACAACACCCGCCGCGAGACGTTCCCGACAGTGATCCTGGCCGGCGCCTTCGGCTTCACGCCCGCCGAGCTGTTCAGGATCGAAGACCCGACCGAACGCAACGCCCCCAAGGTGAGCTTCACCTGAGCCTTATTGCAACAAGGGGCGTAGCTTGCGCGTGGCGCGGGCGTCTCGCCCGCATCCGGAGTGGCACGGCCATCCTGGCCGTGGACGGCGCGGAGCGCCGCCGGTGTATGTATCCCTGCATTTTTCCCATACCATGGATTTTTTCGAAGCCCAGGCCCGCGCCCGCCGCCGCACCGCGCGGCTCGTCGTCCTTTTCATCTGCGCCCTCACCGGCCTCGTGGCGGTCGGCTATTTTTCGACCATCGCCGTGCTGCGCGAATTCGTCCCGCAGGGCGGTGACGGCTACACCGCCGGTATCGAGACGGATACGACCGTCCGCTCCTGGTGGGACCCGCAACTCCTCGCCGGCATCGCCGCCGGCACCTGTGTGGTGGTCGGGCTCGCCTCGCTTTTCAAATGGACGCAGCTCCGCTCCGGCGGCCGGGCCGTGGCCGACATGGTGGGCGGACGCGCCATCGATCCGCACACCACGGACCTGAAGGAACGCCAGCTCCTCAATGTCGTGGAGGAGATGGCGCTCGCTTCCGGCGTGCCGGTGCCTGGCGTGTACGTGCTCGACAAGGAGCCGGCGATCAACGCCTTCGCCGCCGGCCACACGCCGGAGGACGCCGTGGTGGCCGTAACGCGCGGCACGCTCGACCAGCTTTCGCGCGACGAGCTTCAGGGGGTGGTCGCCCACGAATTCAGCCACATCCTCAACGGCGACATGCGGTTCAACCTGCGCCTCACGACGGTGATTTTCGGCATCCTCGTCATCGGACTCATCGGCCGCATGGTGCTCCTGAACATGCGTTACATGCGCGTGCGTTCTTCCGGCGGCGGCAAGAACAACAACGGCGCGGGGCTGATCGCGGTGATCGTGGTCACCGGCCTGCTGCTCACGGTGCTCGGCTACATCGGCTACTTTTTCGGCCGGCTGATCCAGGCGGCGATCTCGCGGCAACGCGAGTTTCTGGCCGACGCCTCTGCGGTGCAGTTCACGCGCAACCCGCAGGGCATCGCCGGCGCGCTGAAAAAGATCGGCGGTTTCGCCGAAGGTTCGCGGCTGCAAAGCGGCCGCAGCGAGCAGATCGAGCACTTTTTCTTCGCGCAGGGTTTCCGCTCCGGCCTCGCCGGCCTGTGGGACACGCATCCGCCACTCGCCGAACGTATTCAGGCCATCGATACCGGATTCCGTCCGGAAAAACCCGAAGCCGGCGCCACACCCGCCGCGCCGCCGCCGATGCCGGAGAAGTAGCCGCAAAAGGGCGCAAAATCCTTCAAGCGGAATGAAATCCTCCATGGCGCTTGTAAGCGCCACGCAACGTTCCATCCGCGGTATCCCTTTTGCGCCCTTTCGCGGCCATCCGGTTTGGGAAAAGCGCAACAGGTAACAGGTGACGCACTCTCACCCGCCGGCGGAAAACAAACTGCAAACTTCAAACTTCCCTTCCGGTAGCTCAACATTCCGGCCTCATGGACGCATCCATCAACAAGGACACCCGGCTCTGCATGTCGCTCTCGGGGCGGCCGGGGAATTTCGGCACGCGGTTTCACAATTTCCTCTACCGGGAGCTGGGACTGAATTTCGTTTACAAGGCTTTCACGACAAACGATCTCCCGGCCGCGATCGGCGGCATCCGCGCCCTCGGCATCCGCGGCTGCGCGGTGTCGATGCCGTTCAAGGAAGCGTGCATCCCGCATCTCGACGAGCTTGCCCCGTCGGCGCGCGGCATCATGTCGGTCAACACCATCGTCAACACGGACGGCCACCTGAAAGCGTACAACACCGACTACCAGGCCGTGGCCTCCCTCCTCGCCTCCCGCGGCATCCCGCCCGCCACGCCTTTTGTCCTGCGTGGCAGCGGCGGCATGGCGAAAGCCGTGGCCTGCGCGCTGCGCGACGCGGGTTTCACCGACGGCGTGATCGTGGCGCGCAACGAGGCGACCGGGGCCGCGCTCGCGCAGCACTACGGCTATCGCTGGCAGCCGGAACGGGCGGCGGACGATGCAGGCACAGCCGCGACTGCGGGACTGCTGGTCAACGTCACCCCCGTCGGCATGGCCGGCGGTCCCGGAGCGGACGACCTTGCGTTTCCGGAGGCGCAGGTGCGCGCGGCAAATTTCGTTTTCGACGTGGTGGCGATCCCGGCCGAGACGCCGCTCATCCGGCTGGCGACGTCGCTTGGCAAACCGACGATCTCGGGCGCGGATGTCATCGTGTTGCAGGCCGTCGAGCAATTTGTGCTCTACACCGGCGTGCGGCCGGAGGCGGACCTGATCGCCCGCGCCGCCGCCTGGGCGCGGGGGTGATTTTTCCCGGATTTTCTTCGGCTCATGACGAGAGCGCCATGGCTACGCCGAGAACGATGAGCAGCGCCCCCGCCGCCTGTTCGATCCGCCATTGCCAGCGTGCGAGCGCCCGGCGCGTGGCCTCGCGTCCGGTCAGCGCGCAGATGAAGAGGTCCCATCCGAAAACGACTGCGACCATCCAGATTCCGCAAGCGGTCTGCCACGCCAGCGGCGTTTCCGGGGACAGGCCGACGGAAAAAAGACTCGCGTAAAACAGTCCGTTTTTCGGATTGCCCAGACCGGAAAGCAGCCCCGGCACGAAAGCCTTTTTCCAGCCCGGTTCACCGTAAGCCTGTTTTTCCCCGGACAACGTTTCCGCGCCGGCGGGCTGCACCCGAAGGAAATGCCAGCCCATGTAAACCAGCACCGCCGCGCCCGCCCACTGGAGCAGGCGCATGAACACCGGCCATTCGCGAACCCGCCCGATGGCGAAAATCGCCACGCCGATCCACACGGCATTGGCCAGCGCGATGCCGGCCGAGGCGCCGGCGGCGACGCGAAAGCCGTGGCGCAGAGACGTGCGCACCAGCAAAAGAAAATCCTGCCCCGGGCTTAGCAGGGCGAGAAAATGGGCGGAGGAGATGAGCAGAAATTCACGGAACATGCGGCGAAGGCGCGAGTGCGCGTCGCCGGCCATCATGCCACGGAAGGGCGTCCGTTTTTCTTGTAAAAAATTGCAACGTTCAGTTCCTGACGGCGTCCGTATGACCATGCGGGCGCAGCGCATTGCGGTAGCGTCCCGGCGAGAGCGAGGTGTGCCGCCTGAACACATGAGAGAAATGGCTCTGGTCGGAAAATCCCGCGCGCAGCGCCACCTCGACGAGCGGCATGCCCTGCTGTACCCAGCGCCGCGCCTGCTGCACACGCAGACTCTGCTGCAAGGCGTGCGGAGTCACCGCGAACGCGCGTCGGAAACCTCGCAGCAATCGCCATGCATCCAGACCCGCGATCGCCGCCAGTTCGGCGAGCCCGACCGGTTCGCAGGCGTGGGCTTGCAGGTAATCACGCGCGACCCGCAAGGCCGGCCCTGTCGCCGGCTTCTCCGCGAGGGCGGTGTCGGCCCACGGCAGCACTTTCAGGGAATGCAGCAGTTTCAGCAGCGCCGCATCGATGGCCAGGCCAGATGCATTTTCCGTGTTTCGCATCGCATCTGCGGCGCCGGTTGCGGCCCGGCCGAGCACCTGCGCGAGTTGTGCGAAACATGCTCCCGTGGTGCGGGCATCGGCGACGGGTCCCGCGCCTTGCGGCTGGCGGAGATTGTGCGAGGCGAGCCAGCCGGAAGCGACGTGCAGCATGCGGTAGCTCCAGATGCGCGCATCACGCGGGTTGCAGGCGTGGAGCGCGAAGGCGGGGATGCAGACGATGTTGCCTGTGCGGAGACCGTATTCGGATCCGGTGATGCGACAGATGCTTTCTCCGCGAAGGATTTGTCCGACGGAGAGCGTGTCGTGCAGATGTTCATGGTAACACGCCTGGCTGCCGCGCGCCTCGCGCAGTTCCCATGCGTCCGGCCGGCCCCAGATGCGTGGCGCGCGGCCGGAAGACGGGCCGGAACGGGAAGGTGTCCGCAATCCGGAATTTTTCATGGGGCATCCTTCCCGGAGACGCCGGCTTGCCGCCGGTATCCGTCGTCTTGCAAATGTCGTCCGATGCCGTCGCCGACGCCTTCCGTGTCGGCAAACATACCGGAGATCAGCGAGAGCCAGGGCGGCAGCCGGCCACCGGTGATCCAGAGGATTTTTTCGGCAAAGAGGTCTTCGGTGAGCCGCGCCAGGTTGATGCCGAGCGCCTCCAGCGAATAGCGCGGCCGGCCGAGCTTGCAGGGAAGGCCGGCCTGGCGTGCGCACGGCGCGGGGGCGCAAATGTTGCATGCGCCCGGCAGCGAGGCGCGCGCGCCGGCAAGCTCCGGCTCCGCTTCCAGGGCCATGAGCGATGCTCCCAGCCATTGCTTCGCGTCATCCATGATCCCGAATGCCGTTGCCATGGCGTCGCCGCTTCTGCTGTCGTGATTTTTCAGATACATCCCTGTGTCCACTTTCGTGCGGATCACATAGACTGTCCGGAATCCGCCGATATAATCGCGCGGCGAGAAGTCGAACGGCGGACAGGCGTGGTTGGTCGCATGGTTGGGGCACTGCGCGCAGAGCGCGGCGAAGTAGGCCTGCTCGCTGTAATCGAGCAGCCGCGCGGAGGGCAGTTCGCGCACCTGGATCAGGAATGTGCCGAAAAGGGACGATCGGTGCATGCTGACCGGGATCTTTTGGCAAATCCGGTGTCCGGACAATCAGCAAAACCCCATGGAATCTCATGAAAAGCACGCGCGGCATTTCGGTCATGCGCCGGGGAATGTCCGGATCATGCCAGAAAAGATTTTCGCGGGCGCTCCTGACGATGCGTCAGTTCTTCTCTATCGCCAGAACGCAGCGGGCGACATGAAAGCCCGTCTGTATCTCGTGGGCGGCGGCAGTGTGCGGAAGCGGTTGGCCGTCCGCCGTGCAGACCGTGACCCAGCGGCCCGGAGTTTCGGCCGGTACGAGATGCGCATGGGCCCACGCGCTGACTTTCCCGAATGCGGCGAGATAATCGTCGCGCCGGGTGAGCCGGAAAAGACTCCACATCGCCGCCGCCGTTTCGACTTGCGGCCACCACCAGACCCGCCGGTCGTCGGCGGAGCCTTCCATCGGGCCGACGTACCACACGGCGCCATCCGGACTGATTCCGTCCCGAAGCAATCCCCGGGCAATGCATTCGACCAGCGGAAGAACGGCAGACGGCGGGCGGCCGAGGGCGTCGTTGGCATTGAGCAAATACGAGATGGTCTCGGCATTGAGTCCGTAGAGCGTCCGGTTGTTGATCGGGCGGGCGAATGTGGCGGGGAGCCAGTCACGGCCAAGCGCCCAGCGGACATGTCCGGTCTCCGTGGATACAAAGCG harbors:
- a CDS encoding calcium-binding protein, whose protein sequence is MKNHFAIRRCLSLLVILAACGLSGGCMGTNATVERKLEAYDTDGDGYLSLSEFRNTLVAARSGDPVALFRSIDTDGDGKITVSEIKAHRIHRDPNY
- a CDS encoding LemA family protein → MLIPLIVIGAILLILVLWVVGIYNGLVTLRNRFKNAFAQIDVQLKRRYDLIPNLVETAKGYLKHERETLEAVTKARNIAASAAQAAAANPADPNAMKSLLTAEAGLGGALSRLLVVSERYPDLKANQNMMQLTEELTSTENKISFARQAYNDAVMTYNTRRETFPTVILAGAFGFTPAELFRIEDPTERNAPKVSFT
- a CDS encoding peptidase; protein product: MDFFEAQARARRRTARLVVLFICALTGLVAVGYFSTIAVLREFVPQGGDGYTAGIETDTTVRSWWDPQLLAGIAAGTCVVVGLASLFKWTQLRSGGRAVADMVGGRAIDPHTTDLKERQLLNVVEEMALASGVPVPGVYVLDKEPAINAFAAGHTPEDAVVAVTRGTLDQLSRDELQGVVAHEFSHILNGDMRFNLRLTTVIFGILVIGLIGRMVLLNMRYMRVRSSGGGKNNNGAGLIAVIVVTGLLLTVLGYIGYFFGRLIQAAISRQREFLADASAVQFTRNPQGIAGALKKIGGFAEGSRLQSGRSEQIEHFFFAQGFRSGLAGLWDTHPPLAERIQAIDTGFRPEKPEAGATPAAPPPMPEK
- a CDS encoding shikimate 5-dehydrogenase (catalyzes the conversion of shikimate to 3-dehydroshikimate), yielding MDASINKDTRLCMSLSGRPGNFGTRFHNFLYRELGLNFVYKAFTTNDLPAAIGGIRALGIRGCAVSMPFKEACIPHLDELAPSARGIMSVNTIVNTDGHLKAYNTDYQAVASLLASRGIPPATPFVLRGSGGMAKAVACALRDAGFTDGVIVARNEATGAALAQHYGYRWQPERAADDAGTAATAGLLVNVTPVGMAGGPGADDLAFPEAQVRAANFVFDVVAIPAETPLIRLATSLGKPTISGADVIVLQAVEQFVLYTGVRPEADLIARAAAWARG
- a CDS encoding lysine transporter LysE, translated to MMAGDAHSRLRRMFREFLLISSAHFLALLSPGQDFLLLVRTSLRHGFRVAAGASAGIALANAVWIGVAIFAIGRVREWPVFMRLLQWAGAAVLVYMGWHFLRVQPAGAETLSGEKQAYGEPGWKKAFVPGLLSGLGNPKNGLFYASLFSVGLSPETPLAWQTACGIWMVAVVFGWDLFICALTGREATRRALARWQWRIEQAAGALLIVLGVAMALSS
- a CDS encoding metal-binding protein, producing the protein MHRSSLFGTFLIQVRELPSARLLDYSEQAYFAALCAQCPNHATNHACPPFDFSPRDYIGGFRTVYVIRTKVDTGMYLKNHDSRSGDAMATAFGIMDDAKQWLGASLMALEAEPELAGARASLPGACNICAPAPCARQAGLPCKLGRPRYSLEALGINLARLTEDLFAEKILWITGGRLPPWLSLISGMFADTEGVGDGIGRHLQDDGYRRQAGVSGKDAP